tatttcatgatattaaacacttattacttaacatttttttaactaatttaaatatttcaaattaacttaataatttttcatattattaaataaaaaaattaaattgttaaaattatttatatgataataattaaatatcaatattaagtttgagtaatattaattatttacacgaaaaaactcttatatttattgaaatttgttaacacaaattttttatatttataattaaaaatattttaacttttattaatttaaaccatgataatttatatataatggtaaaaaatattgaaagtaaactcgtgcaacgggtataatatctaatatatatgtaattatcacttggttttttcttaaattaattataacCATTGGATTGTAAAATCAATGGCTGAAGATGTGCTGGAGGGGCTGAAGAGAATAAATggctggagaggatccaaattcgATTTTGTTTGGGGTTAAAATAAGTCCATAACTCAGCTATTTTGATGGGATAAAGTATAAAATCCCCCCggatgtttcaaaaaaaaaaaatataaaatcccCCCTAAAGTCATCAGCTCTCTTCATTAGACATTAGGGataccaaaaataaataaatatagttGAACAGGAATCCACATCCTCGATTTACAGTTGATACAATTTTATCTTGTTAGttatttttgatttaatttaaatttacgGTCTCCGTTAGCATTGGTGTTACATAAATCTCTCGAAGCACAACAGAGACTAGCACTCACATCACAAGCGCTAGGGTTTGCAGTTTGCATCATGGCTCGCGGTGGAAAACACGAGGACGATTACGAGGATGAGTACGAGGAGGAGGACGATGAGCCGGTCGCCGATTACGACGACGATGCGGCGGAGGATGAAGATTACGACGTGCACGGCAAAGGAGGCAGCGGCGGCGGCAGGAAGCGTGGTAGATCTAGCTTCATCGCTGATGACGCCgaggaggatgaggatgaagaggaagaggatgatgaggatgaggattaccgcggcggcggcggcggcggcggccgAGCGAAACGGAAGCGCAACAACAAGGCTTCCGCGTCGGATTTCTTCGATGAAGAGGCCGCGGTTGATtccgatgaggaggaggaagaggaagaaggcgAAGACGGTGAGTTTCTTCTTCCCTTTGTATTTCATTCTCTTAGTTTCTGTTGCGATTAGATTGGAGGAAGGGGAATCAATTCAATTAGGGAAAGAAATTTGGGTTGGAATTTGGAATTTAGAATTTAGGGTTATCAGTTCAATAGTGCTTGTTTGTTAAAATTTGTTTTCTCTGGAAAAATGCATGTTTGGTGAAGGAATTTTTTTAGCTTTTTTAGCATCTGTCATCCAGAagtgatttttggttttgatTCTGGTATCTGAAATCTGAGGCTAACAGACTGTGAGTGAATATGGCTCCATTGCATTTGCATGGGATCTTGGAGTTAAACCCTGTTCGTCTTACCTTCTGCAAATTCCAATTGTTTTATGTGATTAGCTAAACTATGATAGATTGAGGGTATACACTAGTAGTTTTCGGTGGTGTTGGTGCTGTTTTCAGAGCGTTTATTTGATAGTAGGCAGTACAGTTGATAATTGTGTCCTCTGATTGCCCTATCTTCTTATAAGAAGTTGAATGATATTGTTATCAAGTGACTGGAATCGTAGTTTTTGCGAGCCTTTTAAcatgtatgaatgctttgttgtGATGCTGGATTTTATATGAATTCTAGATAAGCATTGGACTTCTTGAGTTTCTGCTGTTATGCACATGGTTGGTcgatttttgtaaaattgttgtGTTCCAGGCTCTCTGTTGTATTGTATATATAGTACGCCAATTATATGTGTAGATAAGCTTACTACTGTCTGAAATATGCAGACTTCATTGTTGACGGTGGACCTGATCTGCAAGAGGAAGAGCATGTTGGAAGGGTGCGAAATACTCGTATGCTGCCACCACACCATGAAGATCATGAAGATCTTGAAGCTATGGCAcaaagaattcatgaaagatatgGAAAGCAGCGTATGCCAGAGTATGATGAAGAAACTACAGATGTAGAACAACAAGCTCTTTTGCCATCTGTGAGAGATCCCAAGCTGTGGATGGTCAAATGTTTGGTATGATTCTATCCATTTGTGATTATTTTCTTGTTCTGGCGAAGATATTAAAGCATGATATATATTCTTTGGTTTTTGTTCAACAGATTGGTCGTGAACGAGAAACAGCTGTTTGTCTCATGCAAAAGTACATAGATAAGGGCTCCGAGTTGCAAATTAGATCAGCTATTGCTCTTgatcatttaaaaaattatatatatgtgGAAGCAGATAAAGAAGCCCATGTTAGAGAGGTATTGTCATGTGAAATATCTCTTGTATATCATGCATATATTTATGGatgaaattttgatttttctttaatatttttGCTTATGTTTCAGGCTTGCAAAGGTCTCCGCAATATATATGGCCAAAAAATAACACTTGTTCCTATCAGAGAAATGACTGATGTGTTGTCAGTTGAAAGCAAAGCTATTGATCTTGCGAGAGATACTTGGGTCAGAATGAAGATTGGGACATATAAAGGAGACCTTGCCAAAGTGTGCATCACATTATACGAAACTTGTGATTCCTTTCTTTTTACTTTCTTTACTTACCATCATATATCTCTTCTATAGGTGGTGGATGTTGATAATGTGCGGCAGAGGGTTACTGTGAAACTAATTCCAAGGGTAGACTTACAGGCCCTCGCAGACAAATTGGTATGAAATTTTTCAGTGTCTTGCTAAACTCATGCTTTTTATTTGTCAAATCTGATGTTTTAATAACTTGAGTACCTATTTTTGGGCAAAACTCATTTATCATGCAGGAAGGTAAGGAAGTTGTGAAAAAGAAGGCATTTATTCCTCCTCCTCGTTTTATGAATGTAGATGAAGCTAGGTACTTGGGATTCTCTCCTTTATATTACTGAATGTTCTCTATTTCTTGAAAACTTCTTCAGTTCCTTGTCTGACTGAAGAATTTATGCTTTTTATCAGGGAACTACATATCCGTGTGGAGAATAAAAAAGATTCCTATGGGGAACGATATGATGCCATTGGAGGCATGATGTTCAAAGATGGATTTTTATACAAAATAGTATCAATCAAATCAATAAGTGCTCAGAACATCAACCCTACTTTTGATGAACTTGACAAATTTCGGAAACCCGGAGATGGTGGAGATGGTGATGTAGCTAGTCTTTCAACTTTGTTTGCAAACAGAAAGAAAGGACATTTTATGAAAGGTGATGCTGTCATTGTCGTCAAGGGCGATTTAAAGAACTTGAAGGGATGGGTGGAGAAAGTGGATGAAGATAATGTTCATATAAAACCAGAACTTAAGGATCTCCCGGTATGTGTAAATTTATGATTTACTATATTTTCTTCCCTGGATAATTTGATAGTTTTGCATGATGATGATTAGCAAAAGGGCAGCTCCCACCTTGGTGGCATCCAAGGAAGGCTTACCTTGCATTTGTGAGAGGCTGATTTATGACTTGAAATTATGACCTCGTTGTTATATGGAAGAAATGATAACTGCTGCTCCAATTCTTATCTTGATGTTTATGTTTAGTAATAAATTGCTTACATGAGGATCTAATTATCTTCTTTTCCCCTTTTTTCAGAAAACTCTTGCATTTAATGAAAAGGAACTTTGTAAGTATTTTGAACCTGGAAATCATGTTAAAGTTGTATCCGGTGCTCAAGAAGGTGCTACTGGCATGGTAGTAAAGGTGGATCAACACgtgttaatattaatatcagACACGACAAAGGAGCACGTGAGTAGTCCCTTCATAGAGTTACTGAAAGACTTGTGAATTTCTATTATATTTAATGCATAGATGACAAAAAATATCCTTTCTTCAGATCCGTGTTTTCGCAGATGATGTTGTCGAGAGTTCTGAAGTGACCACCGGAATTACAAAAATTGGGGACTATGAACTTCGTGATCTTGTAGAGCTTGAGTAAGATTTTCTTGGGCTGAAATATGCATATCGCTTTGCCTCTGTATTCTATAATTCAAACTTTTCTCACTTCTAAATAAACTTCGTGCAGTAATTCGAACTTTGGTGTGATAATACGTGTAGAAAGCGAGGCAGTTCAGGTTAGTATCTTAGTAAATGAACATTTTAAGATGATTTTTGTTAAAATCAAAAGCTTTGTCATCGTATTTATTTCTGTTACTGTTTTTTAGGTTCTTAAAGGGGTTCCTGACAGACCTGAAGTTGTGCTTGTTAAATTAAGAGAGATCAAGAGGAAAATAGATAGGAAAATGAGTGTGCAGGATAAGCTGAAGAATACAGTATCGTCAAAGGACGTTGTGCGGATTGTTGAGGGTCCCTGTAGAGTGAGATTCTGACTTTGGCTAGATTTATTTCTTGGAAGTTGATATTCAGatttttaaccttttttttattAGGGCAAACAAGGTCCTGTGGAGCACATATATAGAAGAATCTTGTTTATCTTTGATCGTCATCATCTTGAACATGCTGGCTTTATATGTGCTAAGGCCCAATCATGTGTAGTTGTGGGAGGTTCCCGTTCCAGTGGTGACAGAAATGTACCCAGTTTTCCTATTTTTATTCTTATGATATTTTGGTCtgaagttttaattttattctcgTGTTAGCATTTTCCTCAATTTATTTCTCTACTCTCTAGGGTGATGCCTACTCAAAACTCTCGGCCTTCAGAACTCCACCTCCTATTCCAGATTCCCCGAAGAGGTTTCCTCGAGGAGGGCGAGGATTTGATTGTATGTTTAAATCTTTCGTGTATTCAATGCCGGAACATTAAATAACTGTCATTTTGATATACCTTTTTATAAAAACGGTGACTGATGTTGATTTATTTGGATGTGCTGTATAGCTGGAGGGAGGCATAGGGGCGGAAGGGGGGGACATGATGGTTTGTCAGGTACAACAGTCAAAGTACGCCAGGGTCCCTATAAAGGTTATCGTGGGCGTGTTATAGAGGTTAAAGGCGCAATGGTTCGGGTTGAATTAGAATCCCAAATGAAGGTTGTAACaggtaaattttttaatttgggCATACACTTTAGCTGCGTGAGATTTTGTAGTACATGGTCTCTGACTTGGTTGTTTGCAGTTGATCGCAACCATATATCTGACAATGTGGCTGTAACCCCATACCGGTAATTTATATATACTTATAGTTTGTGATTTGTTGTCCGCATCAGAAGATATTCAACCATCTGACTCTTATGTTTTCTGCCAGTGATACAACTCGATATGGGATGGGAAGTGAAACCCCAATGCATCCATCTCGAACTCCCTTACATCCATATATGACCCCTATGAGAGATCCTGGAGGtttgtttgatttattttataggGTTGATACTTGAGCCTATTATTTGATTGGTAGACATGACTGCTAATATTTCTCAAATGTACTGCTATTTGTAGCAACACCTATTCATGATGGAATGAGGACGCCAATGCGTGACCGAGCATGGAATCCTTATACACCAATGAGTCCTCCAAGGTTTGTCCAAATGTCATCCATCCTTCCTGAGCTAATATTCACTTCTGTGGTTTATACCCCCCACAATCCAGTTTTCTGTTTTAGTAAAAGGACTTTTCCTTCTGGTTTTCTTTGCTGAACCTTCTGTTAAGATTTCTTATCCTGAACCGTAAAGGGAATTAGTTTAAAATCTAAGTCATCTTCTTTCTAATAGATGTCAATGTCCTAAATGGAAGATAACTACAGCAAGAGAGTTATATGGAATTTGGTTGTTAAAAGAAATATTATCAGTTTGTAGTCTGCAACGCTTAGTAATGGAGTAATGTGTTGATGTGATTTATGAATTCTGACGTTGAGCTTATAATCAGGGATAACTGGGAAGATGGAAATCCGGGCTCTTGGGGAGCCAGTCCACAGTACCAGGTCAGAAGTTTTATCAAACTTGATCCTCTGCAACAGTAATTTATATGAAGAACCATACTGATCTCTTCTTTTTAATCTTTTCAGCCAGGAAGTCCTCCTTCCCGGCCATATGAAGCCCCAACTCCTGGTGCTGGTTGGGCAAGCACTCCTGGTGGCAATTATAGTGAAGCTGGGACTCCAAGGGACAATTCTGCCTACGGTAGAACCATTTCTTACTTGCCCTTTGATATCAATAGTATATTCAGTTTTAGTTCTTATACTAATATTCTATTGGGGGTTGGGTGTTGAATTGCAGCCAATGCTCCAAGCCCATATTTACCGTCAACACCTGGTGGACAGCCTATGACACCAAATTCTGCATCTTATCTTCCTGGCACCCCGGGAGGACAGCCTATGACTCCAGGAACTGGTGGTCTGGACATGATGTCCCCAGTTTTAGGTAAGTTACTGTTCTCTGTCAATCTATGACAGAGATTTTGTATCTACAATATTTGGTTTTTGTGGCATGTCTATTTGGTTATATTATGCTGCAATTTGATGTACCTAATTCTCTTCATTTATGATAGCATGTAGCTTAAAACAAACATATTCTCTGTTATGTACTGCTAGTGGTAGGCTTAAAACAAACATATCATAGATTGATGTTGGTCGTCAAATATTCTATACTATGGTGCATttaaataagaagtttattagCGCTCTGCCCAATTAGTTCTTAAATCGTGAATGGGGGAAGAGTCATTTTTGGAATTGTGAATCGTATCGTATTATGTATTGTAAGATACATACACACATAAAATCAAGTTATAAATTGAAAGATAAGTGACATACAGAAATATAACTTGGCAAACCAAATATGCTCTGCACATAATATTTGGTTTgccacttgttttttttttctcatttgagTGCAGGCACAAGCCATACATGGTCAAGGATGGAGTGGTTAATCTAGTCCTCAAACATCATATCTCGTCCTAATATCAATTATTGCTGATCTATTAGGACGGTTTTAATTCAAACAAATATATTGCCTTATGTGCCTCATGTTGCAAAGTCCCGCAATAATCCCGATTAGCAATTTGATTACCTTTGTATCTTTGGCAGACCTTTAAGTAACCTTGATTTTGCATAGTTAAGGGGAGATTGCAACATTATTTACCGAGCATATTCCTGAATATGTTACGTGAAATTGGATCATTGGAAATATTTGAAAAAGGACTATTTCTTTTACATTAGTCTGCCAACTTAATGCCTTGATTTCATTGTAGGTGGGGACAACGAAGGGCCGTGGTTTATACCAGATATATTAGTCAATGTACACAGGGGTGGAGAAGAATCTATTGGAGTTATAAAAGAGATTCTTCAGGTATGTTTACTAAGAAGCGCTTGTATATGTTTGTTTGATGCTTTTGGAGACATCATGCCTGATTTTTTGCTATTTTGGGAAGGGGGGGTTATATATGCTTTATTTTAATGCATGAAGCTAACTTCTCTCTTATTTACTCATTCAATTTGTTTGTTTCTTCAGGATGGCTCTTGCAGGGTAGCACTTGGGCCTAGTGGTAATGGTGAAACATTAACAGTCCTTCCTACTGAAATGGAAGCTGTAGTACCGAGGAAATCggacaaaattaaaattatgggTGGGGCATTGCGTGGTGCCACCGGCAAGTTGA
This is a stretch of genomic DNA from Lotus japonicus ecotype B-129 chromosome 1, LjGifu_v1.2. It encodes these proteins:
- the LOC130740628 gene encoding putative transcription elongation factor SPT5 homolog 1 isoform X1: MARGGKHEDDYEDEYEEEDDEPVADYDDDAAEDEDYDVHGKGGSGGGRKRGRSSFIADDAEEDEDEEEEDDEDEDYRGGGGGGGRAKRKRNNKASASDFFDEEAAVDSDEEEEEEEGEDDFIVDGGPDLQEEEHVGRVRNTRMLPPHHEDHEDLEAMAQRIHERYGKQRMPEYDEETTDVEQQALLPSVRDPKLWMVKCLIGRERETAVCLMQKYIDKGSELQIRSAIALDHLKNYIYVEADKEAHVREACKGLRNIYGQKITLVPIREMTDVLSVESKAIDLARDTWVRMKIGTYKGDLAKVVDVDNVRQRVTVKLIPRVDLQALADKLEGKEVVKKKAFIPPPRFMNVDEARELHIRVENKKDSYGERYDAIGGMMFKDGFLYKIVSIKSISAQNINPTFDELDKFRKPGDGGDGDVASLSTLFANRKKGHFMKGDAVIVVKGDLKNLKGWVEKVDEDNVHIKPELKDLPKTLAFNEKELCKYFEPGNHVKVVSGAQEGATGMVVKVDQHVLILISDTTKEHIRVFADDVVESSEVTTGITKIGDYELRDLVELDNSNFGVIIRVESEAVQVLKGVPDRPEVVLVKLREIKRKIDRKMSVQDKLKNTVSSKDVVRIVEGPCRGKQGPVEHIYRRILFIFDRHHLEHAGFICAKAQSCVVVGGSRSSGDRNGDAYSKLSAFRTPPPIPDSPKRFPRGGRGFDSGGRHRGGRGGHDGLSGTTVKVRQGPYKGYRGRVIEVKGAMVRVELESQMKVVTGKFFNLGIHFSCVRFCSTWSLTWLFAVDRNHISDNVAVTPYRDTTRYGMGSETPMHPSRTPLHPYMTPMRDPGATPIHDGMRTPMRDRAWNPYTPMSPPRDNWEDGNPGSWGASPQYQPGSPPSRPYEAPTPGAGWASTPGGNYSEAGTPRDNSAYANAPSPYLPSTPGGQPMTPNSASYLPGTPGGQPMTPGTGGLDMMSPVLGGDNEGPWFIPDILVNVHRGGEESIGVIKEILQDGSCRVALGPSGNGETLTVLPTEMEAVVPRKSDKIKIMGGALRGATGKLIGVDGTDGIVKVDDTLDVKILDLVILAKLAQP
- the LOC130740628 gene encoding putative transcription elongation factor SPT5 homolog 1 isoform X2 — its product is MARGGKHEDDYEDEYEEEDDEPVADYDDDAAEDEDYDVHGKGGSGGGRKRGRSSFIADDAEEDEDEEEEDDEDEDYRGGGGGGGRAKRKRNNKASASDFFDEEAAVDSDEEEEEEEGEDDFIVDGGPDLQEEEHVGRVRNTRMLPPHHEDHEDLEAMAQRIHERYGKQRMPEYDEETTDVEQQALLPSVRDPKLWMVKCLIGRERETAVCLMQKYIDKGSELQIRSAIALDHLKNYIYVEADKEAHVREACKGLRNIYGQKITLVPIREMTDVLSVESKAIDLARDTWVRMKIGTYKGDLAKVVDVDNVRQRVTVKLIPRVDLQALADKLEGKEVVKKKAFIPPPRFMNVDEARELHIRVENKKDSYGERYDAIGGMMFKDGFLYKIVSIKSISAQNINPTFDELDKFRKPGDGGDGDVASLSTLFANRKKGHFMKGDAVIVVKGDLKNLKGWVEKVDEDNVHIKPELKDLPKTLAFNEKELCKYFEPGNHVKVVSGAQEGATGMVVKVDQHVLILISDTTKEHIRVFADDVVESSEVTTGITKIGDYELRDLVELDNSNFGVIIRVESEAVQVLKGVPDRPEVVLVKLREIKRKIDRKMSVQDKLKNTVSSKDVVRIVEGPCRGKQGPVEHIYRRILFIFDRHHLEHAGFICAKAQSCVVVGGSRSSGDRNGDAYSKLSAFRTPPPIPDSPKRFPRGGRGFDSGGRHRGGRGGHDGLSGTTVKVRQGPYKGYRGRVIEVKGAMVRVELESQMKVVTVDRNHISDNVAVTPYRDTTRYGMGSETPMHPSRTPLHPYMTPMRDPGATPIHDGMRTPMRDRAWNPYTPMSPPRDNWEDGNPGSWGASPQYQPGSPPSRPYEAPTPGAGWASTPGGNYSEAGTPRDNSAYANAPSPYLPSTPGGQPMTPNSASYLPGTPGGQPMTPGTGGLDMMSPVLGGDNEGPWFIPDILVNVHRGGEESIGVIKEILQDGSCRVALGPSGNGETLTVLPTEMEAVVPRKSDKIKIMGGALRGATGKLIGVDGTDGIVKVDDTLDVKILDLVILAKLAQP